GCCGCCCCCGGGCGACGGCAGCGGCGCGGGCATCAGCCTCACCATCGGCGTGTACACCCGCGTGCCCGACGGCAGCCTGCACCCCCATCATTTTGTTGAAGGCGCCGATGCCGCGCTGTACCGCGCCAAGGACAATGGCCGCGACGGCTATGCGATGAGTGGCGACCCGTAACGTCGAGCGTGCTCGACTGGCCGTGCCGTGACGCCCGTAGAGTCGAGCTTGCTCGACTGGCCGTAGAGTCGAACTTGCTCGACTCTACGAAAGCGGCCAGCGACACCAAGCGTATGGAAAATCGCCTAAGCTCATCGCCAGGCCTGCGCGTACGGGATTGTCCATCACGTACAGAACCTGCTGACGGACATCACGCTCGTCCCGTATCCAGTGGTCGTAGTAGCCACGTTGCCAGACCGTCGCACTCCCGCCAAGTTTCGCGTTGATGGCAATGGCAGACCGCGATTTCAGGGACTGCACACAGCGCCCCAACCCACCTTCGCGCAACTGCATCACCCAGTGGAAGTGGTCAGGCATGACCACCCAGGCGAATGACCGGGTCAATCCACGCCTGTCGCTGTCCTTGAGGTGTTCCATCAAGACGGCCGCGCATTCCGGGACAGCAAACAAGGGGCGGCGACCGGCCACTACGCTGGTAATTACGTAGAAGTGTCCAACCGCTGAAGTACGGCAGCGCAGGAGGGCGGGACTGGGCATGGCCCAGAGTGGCGCATCGTGTTGGCAGTTGCCGTAGGGAAAGGCGGAATCTGCTGTCGGAGTAGTCGAGCAGAGCAGTCGAGCAAGCTCGACTCTACGAACGGCTGCCGGGGTTCAACATACGCATGCGAATGGTTAGACTCGGGTTTTCGCCCCCGCGCCCCGTCCGCACATGAAAGCCAGCACGTTCCGCCTCGGTATCAACCTGTGGCCGCCGTTCCTGTTCACCGGCATCCATGTCACCCGCATCACCCCGGACTACCGGCAGATCGAGGTCGAGCTGCGGATGCGCCCCTGGAACCGCAACTACGTCGGCACCCATTTCGGCGGCAGCCTGTTCGCGATGACCGATCCGTTCTGGATGCTCGGCCTGATGCATACCCTCGGCCGCGACTACTACGTGTGGGACCGGGCCGGCGCCGTCGACTTCCTCAAGCCCGGGCGCGGCACCGTGCGCACCGCCTTCCATATCGACGAGTCGCTGCTCGATGAGCTGCGCGCCGAGGCCGCCAACGGCGAAAAGGTCCTGCGCTGGTTCAGCAACGACGTGGTCGATGCCTCCGGCGACGTCGTCGCCCGCGTGCGCAAGCAGGTCTACGTGCGCCTGAAGCCGCAGGCGCGCGGCAGCGCTGCCTGACCTACAACGACACCGACAGCATCGCATCACCCTTGCCGCCTGCATCACGCGCGCGGCGCTGCACCTGCAGGCGCGTGCCATCGGCCGACAGCACCGGCACGCGCGTGGATGAGCGCCATTGCGCCGGCAGGCGCTGCAGGGCCTGCTGCGGGCCCTCCGGCTGCTGCCGCAGCCAGCGCTGTGCGCCCAGCAGGCGCAGCAGGGCCGCCACGTCCTGGCTGCGTGCGGCGTAATCCTGGTAGGCCGGGCCGGAGATGTCACTCAGCGTGCAGCCCACGACGTTGGCCAGGCAGCGCATATCCCAATCCGGGCCCGCAACCACTTCGACCGGCCGGTCGGCCTGCAGCGCCGCCTCCGAGCCCGAACCACAGGCCCAGCCGAAGTTGGCGGCGAAGCGGCCCAGGGTGTGTTCGCGATCCAGCATCAGCACGGTGCCGGTCTGCTGCAGCGATGCATCAATGGCGGCCCGGCTCATCGCGAACTCGCCCTGCATCGGCCGGCACAGGCTCTGCTCGGCAGCGTCCATCGGCTGCAACGCGCTCTCGCAGGCCGCCGGCATCACCTGGTCCGGCGGCAGTTCCGCCAGCATCTCCGCCAGCAGGTGCACGTTGGCGCGCACCATCGCGGCGCCGATCATGCTGTCGATGAGGGTGTTGCCACCGTGCATCAGGCGCCGTCCCACCTGCACCGAACGGCAGCTGCCAGCCAGCGCCGCGGGAACATCGCCCCGCACGAAGGCCAGCGCATGCACGCCGCTGGCATCCATCAGGGTCTGGTAGCGCGGCCAGGGGTAGATCCCGGGGGAGCCCGAGGGCAGGAACGGCGTATCGAAGCGGTCGGCATCGGCCAGCGCGTCGAGGCGTTCATGCAGGCCCTCGTGCCCGGCGTGGACGGCACGGAACTGCGCGGTATCGGCGCGCACCTTGGCCAGGCAGCTTTCACCCGTGGACCGGCAATAGCCCTGGCTGTCGACCTTCACCTCCGGATGCGTGGCCGCCAGCACCGAATCGGTCCGGTCCGGCGCCGGGTCCACCTGCCAGTGCCGCACATCCTCGGCCAGCGCGGCCTCGCGCTGGGCCCGGTCCAGGCCATCGAAGGGCAGCGTCCATAACAAGGCGAAGCCGTCCTTCCCCGGTAGCGGCCGCACGTCCTCCAGCCAGCGCACCTGCTCACGCTGGGCGGCCGGCAGCGGCCAGAACCGCGACATCGTCCACAGCAGCACCGCCAGCACCAGCAGCCCCAACAAGGCCCAGCCCACTCCGCGCAGAATCCTCAACACAGCATCCCTTCCCTGTCTGGCTCCCGCCCCTGGGTTCCAGCGTAATCCAGCGCCGCCGGCCGCTACAATGCGCACATGTCGCTCGAAGCCCCCGCCCTGGTCCCCCGTCCTTCCCTGCAACGCCTGTTCCTGACCGGCCTGCTGACCCTGCTGCCGATCTGGCTGACCTGGGTCGTGGTGAAGTTTGTCTTCGTGTTGCTGTCGGGTATTTCCAGCCCGCTGGTGGTGCCGCTGTCCGAGCAGATCGCGACCAGCTTCCCGCACTACCTGGGCTGGGTCCATGCCGAATGGATCCAGGACACCATCGCCCTGCTGGCCACCCTGCTGGTCATCCTGGCGGTCGGCGTGGCCAGCCGTCGCGTGGTCGGCCAGCGCCTGCTGCGCTGGGTCGGCGCCATCATCAAGCGCATCCCGCTGGCCAGCATCATCTACGACAGCGCCAAGAAGCTGCTGGACATGCTGCAGACCGAACCGGGCAGCACCCAGCGCGTGGTCCTCATCGATTTCCCGCACCGTGACATGAAGTCGGTCGGCCTGGTCACACGGGTCATCAAGGAACAGGGCACCGACCGCGAACTGGCGGCGGTGTACGTGCCGACCACGCCCAACCCGACCTCGGGCTACCTGGAAATCGTGCCGGTGGAACTGCTCACCCCGACCGACTGGACCGTGGACCAGGCGATGAGCTTCATCATTTCCGGCGGTGCCGTGGCCCCGGCCAGCGTGCCGTTCACCCGCGCCGGCGAACGCCCCGAGTGAGCACCGCGCCCAGCGACGCGCCCTACGCGCGCCCCCTGCAGGACCGTGCGGTCCTGCTGTTCATCATCCTGGCCACGTTCTTCTGCGGCAACGCAGTGCTGGCCGAGCTGATCGGGGTCAAGATCTTCGCACTGGAAGACACGCTGGGCATCGATGCGCTGAACTGGAACCTGTTCGGCCAGACCGGCTCGTTGAGCTTCACCGCCGGCACGCTGCTGTGGCCGGTGGTGTTCATCATGACCGACACCATCAACGAGTTCTTCGGCAAGCGCGGCGTGCGCTTCATCTCGTGGCTGGCGGTGGTGCTGATCGCCTACGGCTTCCTGTTCGCGTTCGCGGCGATCTCGCTGGCCCCGGCCAGCTGGTGGGTCACCTCGATGGATGCGCACGGCGTGCCGGATTACCAGGCGGCGTTCGCCGCGGTGTTCGGCCAGGGCATGTGGACCATCGCCGGTTCGCTGGTGGCCTTCCTGGTCGGCCAGCTGATCGACGTGGCGGTGTTCCATCGCATCCGCCAGGCCACCGGCGAGCGCCATGTGTGGCTGCGCGCCACCGGCTCGACCGCCGTCTCGCAGCTGGTGGACAGTTTCGTGGTGATCTGGATCGCCTTCGTGCTGGGCCCGCAGAAGTGGCCGACCTCGCTGTTCCTGGCCGTCAGCAGCGTCAACTACGTCTACAAGATGGGCTTTGCGATCGCCCTGATCCCGTTGCTGTACCTGATACGACGCGCGATCACCCGCTATCTGGGCGAACAACGCGCCGCGCAGCTGCGCGCCGCCGCCGCGGCTGACTGAAGCCCCAGCGACGGCAAGCTGACTGCGCCTTCACGCTGGCCGTACGCGCGCGGATCGTGCAAGCTCCACGGTCTGTGTTCCACGGAAGCTCCTGATGCCGTATCCCACCCGCGCCCTGGCCGCCGCCATCGCCGCGTTGTTCCTGTTCAGTGCCGTGCCGTCGGCAGAGGCAGCGAAGAAGAAGGCCAGCCGCCCCGCCGCCGCGCAGACCCGGCAGGCCGCCAAGCCGAAGGCCAAGCCCGCACGTGCCACTCCGGCCCGCGGCAGCAGCACGCGCCGCGCCGCAGCGCGCCCGGTCGCACCGGCCCGCGCCGTACCCAAGCAGGTGCAGCTGGAGCGCCTGTACGACGAATACTGGGAAGCCTCGATGCGGCTGAACCCGCTGCAGGCCACCTTCCAGGGCGACGCGCGCTACAACGACCAGCTGCCCAACATCCTCTCCGCCGCATGGCGCCAGCAGTCGCACGACTTCACCACCGAATGGCTGGGCAAGGTCGAGAAGGTCGGCAGTGACGGCCTGCAGGGCCAGGACCTGCTCAGCTACGAGATCTTCGTGCGCGATGCGCGCGCCTCGCTGGCCGCCGAGCGCTACCCGAGCTGGATGATGCCGATCAGCCAGTACTACAACATCGGCAGCATCATGGCGATCCTTGGCGCCGGTGCCGGCGCGCAGCCGTTCAACACGGTCAAGGATTACGACACCTGGTCGCGCCGCTCGCTGGGCATCCCCGACCTGTTCAACCAGGCCATCGACAACATGCGCCAGGGCATGAAGGCCGGCGTGGTGCAGCCGCGCGACCTGATGGAAAAGGTGCTGCCGCAGCTGGACGCGGTGATCACCCCGACCGCCGAGGAAAGCATCTTCTGGTCGCCGATCAGGACCATGCCGGGCGATATCCCCGCCGAGGAAAAAGCGCGCATCAGCGCCGAGTACAAGCGCATGATCGAGCTGCGCATCCTGCCGTCCTACCGCGCCCTGCGCGGCTTCATCGCCACCGAATACCTGCCGGCCACCCGCAGCAGCAGCGGCCTGGGCGCCCTGCCCGACGGCCAGGGCTGGTACGCCAACCTGATCGTGCAGACCACTGCCAGCGACCAGACCGCTGCCCAGCTGCATGCCCTGGGCGAGCAGCGCGTGCAGGAACTGGGCGCGCAGATCGCCACGGTGATGAAGGACAACAAGCTGCGCGGTTCGCAGGCCAAGCTGCTGAAGAGCATGCGCAGCGACCGCCAGTTCCAGTACGGCGATGCCAACGCACTGATCAACCGCTACCGCCAGCTGCAGCAGCAGGTGGATGCGCGCCTGCCGCAGATCCTGGACACCCTGCCGAAGGATCGCCTGGAAGTGCGTGCGGTCGAGCCGGAGCGCGCGATGACCGCTGCCGCTGCGGCCTACCAGCCTGGCCAGCCGGGGCAACCCGGCGTGCTCTACATCAACACCCGCGACCTGCCCAGCCGCAAGCGCTGGAGCGTGCCGGTGCAGTACCTGCATGAAGCCATCCCCGGCCACCACGTGCAGCTGGGCCTGCAGCAGGAACTGGCCAAGCTGCCGCGCTTCCGCCGCCTGGGCGGCGACCTTGCCTTCGTCGAAGGCTGGGGCCTGTATGCCGAAACGCTGGGCGACGACCTGGGCGTCTACAGCGATCCCTACGACCGCATCGGTTATCTGTATTCGCGCCTGCTGCGCGCGGCCCGCGTCGTTGCCGACACCGGCGTGCATGCGCAGGGCTGGAGCAAGCAGCAGGCGGTGAACTATCTGCAGAAGACCGTGGACATGAGCGAGGACGACGCCAGCGCGGAAGTGGAACGGATCATGGCCCAGCCGGGCCAGGCACTGTCGAACGTGGCGGGCCTGAGCCGCATCCTGGCCCTGCGTGACAAGGCCAAGGCCCGCCAGGGCGCGGCCTTCGACCTGCGCCGCTTCCATGCCGAAGTGCTGAAGGACGGCTCGATGCCGCTGGACGTGCTGGAGCGCAAGGTCGACCGCTGGCTCGAACAGCCCGCCGCAGCGGCACCGGCCACGCCATGACCGGCGCAGCGACCGGCGGCCTGCTGGGCATCCACCATGCCGCGGTGATCTGCAGCGATTACGCACGATCGAAGGATTTCTACGTGCGCATCCTTGGCCTGCGCGTGCTGGCCGAGAACCACCGTGCCGCGCGCGACTCGTGGAAGCTGGACCTGGCCCTGCCCGACGGGGGCCAGCTGGAGCTGTTCTCCTTCCCCGCCCCACCGCCGCGCCCGAGCCGCCCCGAGGCCCAGGGCCTGCGCCACCTGGCCTTCCGCGTGGCCGCGCTGGAA
This genomic stretch from Stenotrophomonas sp. SAU14A_NAIMI4_5 harbors:
- a CDS encoding transposase, yielding MPSPALLRCRTSAVGHFYVITSVVAGRRPLFAVPECAAVLMEHLKDSDRRGLTRSFAWVVMPDHFHWVMQLREGGLGRCVQSLKSRSAIAINAKLGGSATVWQRGYYDHWIRDERDVRQQVLYVMDNPVRAGLAMSLGDFPYAWCRWPLS
- a CDS encoding DUF4442 domain-containing protein; the protein is MKASTFRLGINLWPPFLFTGIHVTRITPDYRQIEVELRMRPWNRNYVGTHFGGSLFAMTDPFWMLGLMHTLGRDYYVWDRAGAVDFLKPGRGTVRTAFHIDESLLDELRAEAANGEKVLRWFSNDVVDASGDVVARVRKQVYVRLKPQARGSAA
- a CDS encoding DUF502 domain-containing protein, with protein sequence MSLEAPALVPRPSLQRLFLTGLLTLLPIWLTWVVVKFVFVLLSGISSPLVVPLSEQIATSFPHYLGWVHAEWIQDTIALLATLLVILAVGVASRRVVGQRLLRWVGAIIKRIPLASIIYDSAKKLLDMLQTEPGSTQRVVLIDFPHRDMKSVGLVTRVIKEQGTDRELAAVYVPTTPNPTSGYLEIVPVELLTPTDWTVDQAMSFIISGGAVAPASVPFTRAGERPE
- a CDS encoding queuosine precursor transporter, with the protein product MSTAPSDAPYARPLQDRAVLLFIILATFFCGNAVLAELIGVKIFALEDTLGIDALNWNLFGQTGSLSFTAGTLLWPVVFIMTDTINEFFGKRGVRFISWLAVVLIAYGFLFAFAAISLAPASWWVTSMDAHGVPDYQAAFAAVFGQGMWTIAGSLVAFLVGQLIDVAVFHRIRQATGERHVWLRATGSTAVSQLVDSFVVIWIAFVLGPQKWPTSLFLAVSSVNYVYKMGFAIALIPLLYLIRRAITRYLGEQRAAQLRAAAAAD
- a CDS encoding DUF885 family protein, with the translated sequence MPYPTRALAAAIAALFLFSAVPSAEAAKKKASRPAAAQTRQAAKPKAKPARATPARGSSTRRAAARPVAPARAVPKQVQLERLYDEYWEASMRLNPLQATFQGDARYNDQLPNILSAAWRQQSHDFTTEWLGKVEKVGSDGLQGQDLLSYEIFVRDARASLAAERYPSWMMPISQYYNIGSIMAILGAGAGAQPFNTVKDYDTWSRRSLGIPDLFNQAIDNMRQGMKAGVVQPRDLMEKVLPQLDAVITPTAEESIFWSPIRTMPGDIPAEEKARISAEYKRMIELRILPSYRALRGFIATEYLPATRSSSGLGALPDGQGWYANLIVQTTASDQTAAQLHALGEQRVQELGAQIATVMKDNKLRGSQAKLLKSMRSDRQFQYGDANALINRYRQLQQQVDARLPQILDTLPKDRLEVRAVEPERAMTAAAAAYQPGQPGQPGVLYINTRDLPSRKRWSVPVQYLHEAIPGHHVQLGLQQELAKLPRFRRLGGDLAFVEGWGLYAETLGDDLGVYSDPYDRIGYLYSRLLRAARVVADTGVHAQGWSKQQAVNYLQKTVDMSEDDASAEVERIMAQPGQALSNVAGLSRILALRDKAKARQGAAFDLRRFHAEVLKDGSMPLDVLERKVDRWLEQPAAAAPATP
- a CDS encoding VOC family protein, translating into MTGAATGGLLGIHHAAVICSDYARSKDFYVRILGLRVLAENHRAARDSWKLDLALPDGGQLELFSFPAPPPRPSRPEAQGLRHLAFRVAALEPIIQRLADHGVACEPIRVDEYTGARFTFFADPDDLPLELYEVG